In Desulfurellaceae bacterium, the genomic window GGTCAAGACCGGCGGCAATCCCGACCGGCATATTGTGCTGCGCGGCGGGGGCGGAAAGCCGAACTGCGGTCCCGAGGACATTGCCCGGGCGGTCGAGCTGGTGGCCGGTGAGGAAATCGCCCGGGCGGTCATGGTCGATTGCTCGCACGATAATTCGGGCAAGGACCATACCAAGCAAGGCCAGGTGTGCCGGGACGCTCTGGCAGTCTTTCGGGACGCTCAGAGCGCGCTGATGGGCCTGCTGATCGAGAGCAATCTCAAACCCGGCAAACAGACCTGGAAAGGGGGCGTACAACTCGACTATGGCGTGTCGATCACCGACGCCTGCATCGGTTGGGAAGAGACCGAACAGCTGTTGTACGAAATTGCCGAGGCGGTTCCTCCCCAGTAGCAGGCTCGCCTAATAACGCCGTATCACCTCGTTGGCAAAGTCTTTCAGCACCTTGCGGGCCGAGGCCATGGGCGGCAGCAGGGTGACTTCCTTGAGGCCGCCCTGTTCGGCCTTGCGCAGCTGTTCGACGATGGCCGCCGGCTCACCCACCAGACAGGTGCCCGCAATCGCCTTGGGGGTGATGAAGCGGCGCTCCTCAGGCATCAGAAAGGTGCAGTGGCCGTTGTGGATCTGGAGGTAGCGTTTCTCCTCCGGTGTCTCCATCTTCTCGACATAGGCGCAGTACTCGTCCCACACGTCGGTGAAGGACTCGGGCACGACATCCTCTTGCCGGGTGTAGCGGTAGATTTCATACACAAAGTGCAGGGCGGCGGCGACCCACGACCCACACTCGTCAATGACCCGCTCCGAGTCCAGCTTCTCTCCGGGTTGGAGAACCAGGGCCGAGGTCAGGGCGGCGGTATGAAAATCCGCGTTCAGCGTTCGGCCGCTGTGCTGCGCCCCCTGTTTGACCAGGTTCAGGTTGGCCTGCAGCATGCCCGGCTGTTCGTTAAAAACTGAGATCAGGCCGTCGCCATACGCACCCGCGCTTTTCAGGGCCAGGGGGCCGTTGGCCGCAACCAGGATGGGCACAGTATGTTCCAGATCCAAAAACTGCAGGTCTTGGTGCAGAAAACAAATTGTGCGGGTCGTGCCGTTCAGCGTGTACTCAACTTCTTGCCCGCGCAGCAGGGTTCTGACGACCCGTAGATACTCGCGAAAATCCCGAATTTTCATCGGGTTCATACCCATGACCCGCATGGCCGTGTGTCCGGTGCCAATGCCCAGGAAGACGCGGCCCGGGGCGATGCGGTTGATCGAGGCAATGGAGTGGGCCGTGACCGGGGCGATCCGGGTGCCCGGAATCGACACGCCGGTGCCGAGCTTGATCCGTGAGGTATTGTGGGCGGCCAGGGCCAGGGTGGCATAACAGTCCGACCAGATCATTTGGGAATCCGGCACCCAGGCCCGGTCATAGCCGAGGTCTTCGGCGTACTTGATCAGCTGCCAGTCGTCGATTTTTGTAGCTACGGTCAGGCTGAATTCCATGCGTGTCTCCTGTCTGAAGAGAATGTTCGGCCCTAGAGCATACCTGTTTGATGCGTGCGGACAAGCACCGGTGTGTGTTGAAAAGTGATAACGGACTGTCTATGGGTGTCGTATAGACGAAAGGCAATCCTGATAACAACTGACAGCATAAGGACATGACGATTGCCTTTCGAGGAGGGCAGCCATGGACACCAAGCATTCGGTCGTACGCCAGCACATCAAGCATCCGGTCATTGACGCCGACGGGCACTGGCTCGAGTTCGGCCCCCTGATCCGTGAGCGGCTGCGGTCAATCGGGGGAGACCGAGCGGTGGAGGGCTTTGCCAGCTTCCCCAGCCTTGCTGATGAGCACCTGTCCATGTCGGTCGCCGAACGGCGCCGGCGGCGGATCGCCCAGCAGGGCTTCTGGGGGCTGCCGACCAAGAATACGCGCGACCGGGCCACCGCCATCATGCCCCAGCTGCTGTACGAGCGCCTGGATGAACTGGGACTTGATTTCTCGGTCATGTACCCGACTGCCGGGCTGGCCCTGCCGCTGATTGCGGATGCCGAGACCCGGCGGGTCACCTGTCGGGCCTTCAACACCTTCAGCGCCGAGTATTTCCGGGCTGTCTCGGACCGTTTGACGCCGGCCGCGGCGATTCCGATGCACACCCCGGAAGAGGCGATTGCCGAGCTTGAGCATGTCAAACAGCTGGGCCTCAAGGTCGTGATGCTGGGCAGCATGATTCGGCGTCAGATCCCCGCCGTCGTCCAGGAGCAGCCCGAAGCCGCCAGTCTGGCGGCCTGGTACGACGTGTTCGGTCTGGACAGCGAGTATGACTACGATCCGGTCTGGGCCACCTGTGTGGAGCTGGGCTTTTCACCGACCTTTCATTCGGGTGGCCGGGGCTATGGGCTGCGCGTCTCGCCCTCCAACTTCTGTTACAACCATATCGGCCATTTTGCCGTTGCCGGTGAGGCGGTGTGCAAGGCGCTCTTTCTGGGCGGCGTGACCCGTCGCTTTCCGAGCCTCAAGTTTGCCTTCCTGGAGGGCGGGGTCGGCTGGGCCTGCCAGCTGTACGCCGACCTGATCGAACACTGGGAGAAACGCAATGCCGATGCCCTGGAGGAGGTCAATCCAGACAATCTCGATGTTGATTTACTGCGGCAGCTGGCCGCAGCCCACGGCAGTCAGGAGATTGTGGCGGCGCTGACCGACCGGCGGGCGGCCCTTGACACGGCCAGGCAGCCGGTCGGGGCGGCTGCAGTGGGCGGCATCGACAATGTGGACGATTTCTCGGCCTGCCGGATCGAAAACAAACAGGACTTTCACGAACTGTTTGCCACGAAATTTTATTTTGGCTGCGAGGCCGACGACCGGATGAACGCCTGGGCCTTCAGTCGGCAGCATAACCCGCTCGGCTCGCAGCTGAACGCCCTGTTCGGCTCCGACATCGGCCATTTTGACGTGTCCGACATGGCCGGGGTGCTGCCCGAGGCCTACGAGCTGGTCGAAGACGGTCTGATGGACGCCGACAACTTCCGCGACTTTGTATTCACCAACCCGGTCCGTTTCTGGGCCGAGGCCAACCCCGAGTTCTTTACCGGCACCGTAGTCGAGCACGAGGCCGCCGCCCTGCTGGCCGCTACAGCTCCGGCTGTGGCAAGCAACGGGGCAGCGGTCGGCCAGCCGTCGAAATAAATCGGCCGGGGAGGGGCGGGCCGCCACCGCACGCAGGAGCGCGGCCAACTCGACCCGTCGGCGCGCCCGCGCGACCTCGCGCGCTTCTACGTGGCGCTGCTCCAGGGCTTGAGCCTNNNNNNNNNNNNNNNNNNNNNNNNNNNNNNNNNNNNNNNNNNNNNNNNNNNNNNNNNNNNNNNNNNNNNNNNNNNNNNNNNNNNNNNNNNNNNNNNNNNNNNNNNNNNNNNNNNNNNNNNNNNNNNNNNAGAGGACGTCGAGCTTGTCAAATCGGGTGAAGATGCGCCGGAAGGCTTTCAGGCGGCGGAACAACCGCTCCACTTCATTGCGTTTCCGGTACAGCTGGCGGTCATAGGTCCAGGGCGCAACGCGGTGGCGCTTCGGGGGGACCACGGGCGTGACCCCTAACGCCAGAGCCAAGTGGCGGGTTTCCTCTCCCTCGTAGGCCCGATCCATGAGCACCGGCAGCCCCGCTGGCTCCGGCTTCAGGCGGCGCAGGAGCCGCCGCCCCGCCCGGGCGTCATGCGCCTGCCCGGGAGATAACGCCAGCGTCAGGGCCGTCCGGGCATTCGCGGCAACCAGATGCAGTTTGGTCGTCCAGCCTCCTCGGGATTTGCCGATGGCCTGGGGACCGTTGGCTTGATGGTCCGCCTCCCTTTTCCGCCCGCCGCCGACCGATGCGCCTTGGCCGGCGTCGAATCCAGCAGCAGGGCCACCGGCGGCCCCCCGGCCGCGGACAGCCGCGCGAACACGCCGTCCCAGACGCCTTTGCCCGCCCAGCGCACGAACCGGTTGTACAGCGTCTTGTCTGGCCCGTAGACCGCCGGCGCATCGCGCCACCGGCAGCCACTCTGCAACACGTGGATGATCCCCGAGATGACCCGCCGGTCGTCCACCCGGGGCACGCCCCGCACCTTGGTCGGCAACAGCGGCTGGAGCCGCGCGAATTGTCGGTCAGAAAGCCAGAAAGAGTTGGGCAGCGCACTTCCTCCCTCACAGCACAGAACCCCATCACACGCGGTTGACCCAGACTACCCCCTTTATGAGTCCGGAGCCTAGAGCATTTTCACCCTATGTTGAGTCATGGCTTTGCGGGCGAGGCTGTGGGACATGCCTCGGGCGAGACATGGAAGCGCTTGGGAAGCCTCTCAGACGCATCAGAGATCACTGAAAATGCTCTAGCCTGTGATAGAAAGCGCCCCAGGAGGGAGCTGTCTACTTTCCCGCCATGTCTTGCAGCGCGGGCCTGGAGGACGGGCAAATCTTTGCTTGGACTCTGACCGTCCGGTTGTGTCGGCTTCGGGGTGCCGGTCGAGTCTTGAGCGACCCGAAAGCCGTGGCGGCAGACAGGATGTGGGCTTGATGATTTCCTGGCTCCGTCTCGTCGCAAAACCGAACACTATGTCCGTTATTGGTCCCGCTTTGCGTTCGCGCCGGGGCAGGGGTGGACTTCCTCCCAGGGGCACGGCTCTTTCTCCTCGCAGAGCGAGGTGTCAGGCCTGTGCGGTTCTCTCCCCTTGACTGAAGGACTACGCCAGCCGCACCAGCGAGACAAACTCTCCCCGATAGCCAA contains:
- a CDS encoding LLM class flavin-dependent oxidoreductase is translated as MEFSLTVATKIDDWQLIKYAEDLGYDRAWVPDSQMIWSDCYATLALAAHNTSRIKLGTGVSIPGTRIAPVTAHSIASINRIAPGRVFLGIGTGHTAMRVMGMNPMKIRDFREYLRVVRTLLRGQEVEYTLNGTTRTICFLHQDLQFLDLEHTVPILVAANGPLALKSAGAYGDGLISVFNEQPGMLQANLNLVKQGAQHSGRTLNADFHTAALTSALVLQPGEKLDSERVIDECGSWVAAALHFVYEIYRYTRQEDVVPESFTDVWDEYCAYVEKMETPEEKRYLQIHNGHCTFLMPEERRFITPKAIAGTCLVGEPAAIVEQLRKAEQGGLKEVTLLPPMASARKVLKDFANEVIRRY
- a CDS encoding amidohydrolase family protein, which translates into the protein MDTKHSVVRQHIKHPVIDADGHWLEFGPLIRERLRSIGGDRAVEGFASFPSLADEHLSMSVAERRRRRIAQQGFWGLPTKNTRDRATAIMPQLLYERLDELGLDFSVMYPTAGLALPLIADAETRRVTCRAFNTFSAEYFRAVSDRLTPAAAIPMHTPEEAIAELEHVKQLGLKVVMLGSMIRRQIPAVVQEQPEAASLAAWYDVFGLDSEYDYDPVWATCVELGFSPTFHSGGRGYGLRVSPSNFCYNHIGHFAVAGEAVCKALFLGGVTRRFPSLKFAFLEGGVGWACQLYADLIEHWEKRNADALEEVNPDNLDVDLLRQLAAAHGSQEIVAALTDRRAALDTARQPVGAAAVGGIDNVDDFSACRIENKQDFHELFATKFYFGCEADDRMNAWAFSRQHNPLGSQLNALFGSDIGHFDVSDMAGVLPEAYELVEDGLMDADNFRDFVFTNPVRFWAEANPEFFTGTVVEHEAAALLAATAPAVASNGAAVGQPSK